One window of the Eucalyptus grandis isolate ANBG69807.140 chromosome 8, ASM1654582v1, whole genome shotgun sequence genome contains the following:
- the LOC120286488 gene encoding flavone 3'-O-methyltransferase 1-like produces MIPCVPLVLKAAIELGILKLLSKSYAQLSPTQIASRLSIKNPDAAVTIDRILRLLASCSFLSCTLTQDKAERPERMYGLGPLSKYYVSEQGATMASWLLLLLDEVSLRTCDSGKCDPFKLVNGVILFDYTRIDPRYNNHFNNAMKSMSTIFMGKFMDTHCRFKNAKMVVHVRGAVGECLELILSKHPDLRGINFDLPHVVKNGLSYPWQFHSCTDEFVIQLLKKFWNALPASGKVVIIDPVSPEYPGSDLVTRATFTSDMVMLALPPGGKDRTLREVEVVARAAGFSSPKVGCQVLNMWALELYKTA; encoded by the exons ATGATCCCGTGCGTTCCCCTGGTCTTGAAGGCCGCCATCGAGCTCGGCATCCTCAAGCTCCTGTCCAAGAGCTATGCTCAGCTCTCGCCCACCCAGATCGCGTCCCGCCTCTCCATCAAGAACCCCGATGCCGCTGTCACCATCGACCGCATCCTGCGTTTGCTCGCCAGCTGCTCTTTCCTCTCATGCACCCTCACCCAGGACAAAGCCGAGCGGCCTGAGAGGATGTACGGCCTGGGCCCCTTGAGCAAGTACTACGTGAGTGAGCAAGGAGCTACCATGGCATCGTGGTTGCTTTTACTCTTGGACGAGGTCTCCTTGAGGACGTG TGACTCAGGAAAATGCGACCCTTTCAAGCTGGTGAACGGCGTGATCCTCTTCGATTACACCAGGATAGACCCGAGGTACAACAACCACTTCAACAATGCCATGAAGAGTATGTCTACCATTTTCATGGGCAAATTCATGGACACTCACTGCAGATTCAAGAATGCCAAAATGGTCGTCCACGTCCGCGGCGCTGTCGGTGAATGCCTTGAGCTTATACTCTCCAAGCACCCGGACCTCCGGGGCATAAACTTCGATCTACCCCATGTTGTCAAAAATGGGCTTTCTTATCCG TGGCAATTCCATAGTTGCACGGACGAGTTCGTCATACAGCTCCTGAAGAAATTCTGGAACGCGTTGCCGGCATCGGGCAAGGTGGTGATCATAGACCCAGTCAGCCCGGAATACCCAGGGTCGGACCTAGTGACCCGGGCCACGTTCACTTCCGACATGGTCATGCTGGCCTTGCCTCCTGGAGGGAAAGATCGGACGCTGAGGGAAGTCGAGGTCGTGGCCCGCGCGGCCGGGTTCAGCTCCCCGAAAGTGGGCTGCCAGGTCCTCAACATGTGGGCGCTCGAGCTATATAAAACCGCCTAA
- the LOC104456234 gene encoding caffeic acid 3-O-methyltransferase, translating into MSSEKAPVITTSHEEEDILNAFEIPSMAFVPMVLKGVLELGILELLAKCGQLSPLDIAARLSIDNPVAPDMLNRMLRLLASYSILSCTLVEDKGRRPKRLYSLGPRSKFFLDNNGASTAALHMLQQDKTVLECWHYLKDAVKEGGADLFTRRNGMGLFDYMGRDARLNDLFNKAMRNLSAFYMPKIAQHYSGFLKAKTVVDLGGGVGETLKTILSKNPHIRGINYDLPHVIAAAPPIPGITHVGGDILKAVPKADVHFMKWVLHCGDDEFCVKVLKNCWEALPPTGKVVIVDEVTPEYPETDIVSQATFLMDLNALRMTGGGKTRTQREFADLARASGFHAPKYVLRVYNLWLFELHKKM; encoded by the exons atgagTTCGGAAAAAGCCCCAGTCATTACAACTTCCCATGAAGAGGAAGACATTTTGAATGCCTTTGAGATCCCCTCGATGGCTTTTGTTCCCATGGTCTTGAAAGGCGTCCTTGAGCTGGGGATTCTTGAATTGCTGGCCAAGTGTGGCCAGCTCTCTCCGTTGGACATTGCGGCCCGGCTCTCCATCGACAACCCGGTTGCGCCAGACATGCTCAACCGGATGCTGCGGCTCCTCGCGAGTTACTCCATCCTATCGTGCACTCTCGTGGAGGATAAAGGCCGCCGCCCCAAGAGGCTCTACAGCCTTGGGCCTCGGAGCAAGTTCTTTTTGGACAACAATGGAGCTTCTACTGCAGCACTTCACATGCTACAACAAGACAAGACTGTCCTGGAATGCTG GCACTACCTTAAAGATGCAGTTAAGGAAGGAGGGGCAGATCTTTTCACCCGTAGGAACGGCATGGGCCTGTTCGATTACATGGGCCGAGACGCGAGATTGAACGATCTGTTCAACAAGGCGATGAGGAACTTGTCGGCATTTTACATGCCCAAGATCGCTCAGCATTATAGCGGGTTTTTAAAGGCGAAGACGGTCGTCGATCTGGGCGGTGGCGTCGGCGAGACCCTGAAAACCATACTCTCCAAGAACCCCCACATCCGCGGCATCAACTATGACTTGCCTCATGTGATCGCAGCTGCTCCTCCCATTCCTG GTATTACGCATGTTGGAGGAGACATTCTAAAGGCCGTCCCTAAAGCAGATGTCCATTTCATGAAG TGGGTTCTTCATTGCGGGGACGATGAGTTCTGCGTGAAGGTGCTCAAGAATTGCTGGGAGGCATTGCCGCCGACGGGGAAAGTGGTGATCGTGGACGAGGTGACCCCGGAGTATCCTGAGACCGACATTGTCTCACAGGCCACGTTCTTGATGGACTTGAACGCCCTGAGGATGACCGGGGGCGGGAAGACCCGGACGCAAAGGGAATTCGCGGACCTTGCCCGCGCCTCGGGATTCCATGCCCCGAAATACGTTCTGCGCGTGTACAACCTATGGTTGTTTGAGCTTCACAAGAAGATGTGA